One Pectobacterium colocasium DNA segment encodes these proteins:
- a CDS encoding LysR family transcriptional regulator — protein sequence MDSLNGFVVFIQVAETRSFVAAGRLLGVSASAVGKSVARLEEKLGVRLFHRSTRSITLTAEGSLFLARSRRILAEIEAAELELSQTSAVPRGRLRVSLPLVSSLVLPVLGEFMREYPEIELDLDFTDRMVDVIEEGFDAVVRTGDPVDSRLTARKLGTFRFMVVAAPDYLIRHGTPQKPADLMQHTCLHYRFPNSGKLEPWALRLPPGEPELPLPTSMVCNNIETRLCFALQGLGIAYLPDFSIHKLLASGHLQPILTDYVERNGVFHVLWPASKHPSPKVRALVDFLCARVFPASNT from the coding sequence ATGGATAGCCTGAACGGCTTTGTGGTGTTTATACAGGTGGCCGAAACGCGCAGCTTCGTTGCTGCGGGTCGTCTACTGGGCGTGTCCGCGTCCGCGGTAGGCAAAAGCGTCGCACGGCTCGAAGAAAAACTGGGCGTGAGGCTGTTTCACCGCAGTACGCGCAGCATCACACTGACGGCTGAAGGATCACTATTTCTGGCGCGTAGCCGGCGTATTCTGGCAGAAATCGAGGCCGCAGAACTGGAACTGTCGCAGACCAGCGCCGTTCCACGCGGACGCCTGCGGGTAAGCCTGCCGTTGGTCAGTTCACTGGTGCTCCCCGTACTCGGTGAGTTCATGCGCGAGTATCCCGAGATAGAACTGGATCTGGACTTCACCGACCGCATGGTGGACGTCATTGAGGAAGGTTTCGATGCCGTGGTACGAACAGGAGACCCCGTTGATTCACGCCTCACCGCACGTAAATTGGGCACTTTTCGTTTTATGGTGGTGGCCGCGCCGGACTACCTTATTCGGCACGGTACGCCTCAGAAACCTGCCGATTTGATGCAGCACACCTGCCTGCACTATCGCTTTCCCAACAGCGGCAAGCTGGAACCGTGGGCGCTGCGGCTTCCCCCCGGCGAGCCAGAGTTGCCATTGCCTACCTCGATGGTCTGCAACAACATCGAAACGCGCCTCTGCTTCGCACTGCAAGGGCTGGGGATCGCCTACCTGCCAGACTTCTCCATTCATAAACTGCTGGCCAGCGGCCATCTACAACCGATTCTGACCGACTATGTGGAACGCAACGGCGTCTTCCATGTGTTGTGGCCTGCCAGCAAACATCCGTCGCCCAAAGTGCGGGCACTCGTGGATTTCCTCTGCGCGAGGGTATTTCCCGCATCCAATACGTAA
- the aceF gene encoding pyruvate dehydrogenase complex dihydrolipoyllysine-residue acetyltransferase, whose protein sequence is MAIEINVPDIGADEVEVTEVLVKVGDKVEAEQSLITVEGDKASMEVPSPQAGVVKEIKVSVGDKVETGKLIMIFDSAYGAADAAPAKAEEKKEAAPAAAAPAAAAAKDVNVPDIGGDEVEVTEVLVKVGDTVAAEQSLITVEGDKASMEVPAPFAGTVKEIKISTGDKVSTGSLIMVFEVAGAAPAAAPAQAAAPAAAAPAASAAKEVNVPDIGGDEVEVTEVMVKVGDKIAAEQSLITVEGDKASMEVPAPFAGTVKEIKISTGDKVKTGSLIMVFEVEGAAPAAAPAAKQEAAAAPAPAAKPAAAPAAKAEGKSDFAENDAYVHATPVIRRLAREFGVNLAKVKGSGRKGRILREDVQTYVKDAVKRAESAPAAGAATGGSLPGLLPWPKVDFSKFGEVEEVELGRIQKISGANLSRNWVVIPHVTHFDKTDITDLEAFRKQQNVEAEKRKLDVKITPVVFIMKAVAAALEQMPRFNSSLSEDAQRLTLKKYINIGVAVDTPNGLVVPVFKDVNKKGIIELSRELMAISKKARDGKLTAGEMQGGCFTISSLGGIGTTHFAPIVNAPEVAILGVSKSAMEPVWNGKEFTPRLMMPMSLSFDHRVIDGADGARFITIINNTLSDIRRLVM, encoded by the coding sequence ATGGCTATCGAAATCAACGTACCGGACATCGGTGCAGATGAAGTTGAAGTCACCGAAGTGCTGGTGAAGGTTGGCGACAAAGTTGAAGCTGAACAGTCGCTGATCACGGTTGAAGGTGATAAGGCTTCTATGGAAGTCCCTTCTCCGCAGGCTGGTGTCGTTAAAGAGATTAAAGTCTCTGTTGGCGACAAAGTTGAAACTGGCAAACTGATCATGATTTTCGATTCCGCCTACGGTGCAGCTGACGCTGCACCTGCTAAGGCAGAAGAGAAGAAAGAAGCGGCGCCGGCTGCTGCTGCACCTGCAGCAGCGGCTGCGAAAGACGTCAACGTACCAGATATCGGCGGTGACGAAGTCGAAGTGACCGAAGTGCTGGTTAAAGTAGGCGACACCGTTGCGGCTGAACAGTCTCTGATTACTGTAGAAGGCGACAAAGCGTCTATGGAAGTCCCGGCACCGTTCGCGGGTACGGTTAAAGAGATCAAGATCAGCACCGGCGATAAAGTGTCTACCGGTTCTCTGATCATGGTATTCGAAGTGGCGGGTGCTGCACCTGCTGCTGCTCCGGCACAAGCCGCGGCTCCAGCAGCAGCTGCGCCAGCGGCCTCTGCGGCGAAAGAAGTCAACGTACCGGATATCGGCGGTGACGAAGTCGAAGTGACTGAAGTGATGGTTAAAGTTGGCGATAAAATCGCGGCTGAGCAATCACTGATCACCGTTGAAGGTGACAAGGCTTCGATGGAAGTCCCTGCGCCATTCGCGGGTACGGTTAAAGAAATCAAAATCAGCACCGGCGATAAAGTGAAAACCGGTTCACTGATCATGGTCTTCGAAGTGGAAGGCGCTGCACCTGCGGCGGCGCCGGCTGCCAAGCAAGAAGCAGCGGCTGCACCAGCTCCAGCGGCAAAACCTGCTGCTGCACCAGCAGCGAAAGCTGAAGGCAAGAGCGACTTCGCTGAGAACGATGCTTACGTTCACGCCACGCCGGTTATCCGTCGTCTGGCACGTGAATTCGGCGTGAATCTGGCGAAAGTGAAGGGTTCTGGTCGTAAAGGCCGCATCCTGCGCGAAGACGTTCAGACTTACGTGAAAGATGCCGTGAAACGCGCTGAGTCTGCGCCTGCCGCTGGCGCTGCTACCGGTGGTTCTCTGCCGGGGCTGCTGCCGTGGCCGAAAGTCGATTTCAGCAAGTTTGGTGAAGTTGAAGAAGTGGAATTGGGTCGCATCCAGAAAATCTCTGGTGCCAACCTGAGCCGTAACTGGGTGGTGATCCCGCACGTTACGCACTTTGATAAAACGGATATCACCGATCTGGAAGCGTTCCGTAAACAGCAGAACGTGGAAGCTGAGAAGCGCAAACTGGATGTGAAAATCACCCCAGTTGTCTTCATCATGAAAGCCGTTGCTGCTGCTCTTGAGCAAATGCCACGTTTCAACAGTTCACTGTCTGAAGACGCTCAACGTCTGACGCTGAAGAAATACATCAACATCGGTGTTGCGGTTGATACCCCGAATGGCCTGGTGGTTCCAGTGTTCAAAGACGTGAACAAGAAAGGCATCATTGAGCTGTCTCGCGAACTGATGGCGATCTCCAAGAAAGCCCGTGACGGTAAGCTGACTGCTGGCGAAATGCAGGGCGGATGCTTCACCATCTCCAGCCTGGGCGGTATCGGGACTACGCACTTTGCGCCGATCGTCAACGCGCCTGAAGTGGCTATTTTGGGTGTGTCTAAGTCCGCGATGGAACCGGTCTGGAATGGTAAAGAGTTCACTCCGCGTCTGATGATGCCGATGTCTCTGTCCTTCGACCACCGTGTCATTGACGGTGCTGATGGTGCTCGCTTCATTACCATCATTAACAACACGTTGTCTGACATCCGCCGTCTGGTGATGTAA
- a CDS encoding MFS transporter has protein sequence MTASMTATHHDRLPVASLLALATAAFITILTEALPAGLLPQMAQGLAVSEAWVGQTVTIYAMGSLVAAIPLTAATQGVRRRLLLLSAIAGFAVANMITALSGSYMLTMAARFLAGVSAGLLWALLAGYAARMVPEHQKGRAIAIAMVGTPLALSLGVPAGTFLGNVIGWRMCFGMMSGLALILMLWVRIQVPDFAGQSAGKRLSLGRVFTMAGVRPVLCAVLAFVLAHNILYTYIASFLAAVGMVAQTGLVLLVFGVTSLLGIWIVGVLIDRYLRALTLACSALFCLSVLALGVAGDVLAVVYAAVAVWGVAFGGAATLFQTALVRTAEGGTDVAQSMLVTAWNMAIAGGGIIGGVLLERLGVAAFSPVLLVLLLIAFVVVWSARQHGFPVARR, from the coding sequence ATGACGGCTTCAATGACGGCGACACACCATGACAGACTGCCCGTTGCCTCACTGTTGGCGCTGGCTACGGCAGCTTTCATCACTATCCTGACCGAAGCGCTGCCAGCAGGCCTGCTGCCGCAGATGGCGCAGGGACTGGCGGTATCCGAAGCCTGGGTCGGGCAAACCGTCACTATCTACGCCATGGGTTCTCTGGTGGCCGCGATCCCGCTGACCGCCGCTACGCAAGGTGTGCGTCGCCGCCTGTTGCTGCTGTCAGCCATTGCAGGTTTCGCTGTCGCCAATATGATTACGGCGCTTTCCGGCAGCTATATGTTGACGATGGCGGCGCGTTTTCTGGCAGGGGTTTCAGCCGGGCTGCTGTGGGCGCTGCTGGCGGGTTATGCGGCGCGTATGGTGCCTGAACACCAGAAAGGGCGGGCTATTGCGATAGCGATGGTCGGCACGCCATTAGCCTTGTCGCTCGGCGTGCCCGCGGGAACCTTTCTTGGCAACGTGATCGGCTGGCGAATGTGTTTCGGTATGATGAGTGGTTTGGCCTTAATACTGATGTTGTGGGTACGTATTCAGGTACCGGATTTCGCTGGGCAATCTGCTGGCAAGAGGCTATCTCTGGGACGTGTGTTCACTATGGCAGGCGTGCGCCCCGTGCTATGCGCAGTGCTGGCCTTTGTGCTGGCGCATAACATTCTCTACACCTACATTGCGTCGTTTCTCGCGGCGGTGGGCATGGTTGCACAGACTGGTCTGGTACTACTGGTCTTCGGCGTCACATCACTACTGGGCATCTGGATCGTCGGCGTGCTGATTGATCGCTACTTGCGAGCCCTGACGCTTGCCTGCTCGGCATTGTTCTGCCTGTCCGTACTGGCACTTGGCGTGGCAGGCGATGTACTGGCTGTGGTCTATGCAGCAGTGGCCGTCTGGGGGGTAGCCTTCGGCGGTGCGGCGACGCTATTCCAGACGGCTCTTGTCAGAACGGCTGAAGGGGGGACCGATGTGGCGCAGTCTATGTTGGTTACCGCCTGGAACATGGCTATTGCAGGGGGAGGCATCATCGGTGGTGTTCTGCTGGAGCGCCTCGGCGTTGCCGCCTTCTCTCCGGTGCTGTTGGTGCTGTTATTGATTGCGTTCGTTGTGGTGTGGTCTGCCAGACAACACGGTTTCCCCGTGGCGCGACGGTAA
- the pdhR gene encoding pyruvate dehydrogenase complex transcriptional repressor PdhR, which yields MAYSKIRQPKLSDVIEQQLEFLILEGTLRPGEKLPPERELAKQFDVSRPSLREAIQRLEAKGLLLRRQGGGTFVQANLWQSVSDPLAELLSTHPESQFDLLETRHALEGIAAYYAALRGTESDLQRIRDCHAVIEKAREAGDLNAESEAVMQYQVAVTEATHNVVLLHLVRCMGPMLEQNVRQNFELLYLSREVLAQVSIHRASIFEAIVAREPEKAREASHRHLAFIEEVLLDLNREHSRRERSLRRLQQRKD from the coding sequence ATGGCATACAGCAAGATCCGTCAGCCCAAACTGTCAGATGTGATTGAGCAACAGTTGGAGTTTCTGATACTTGAGGGAACCTTGCGCCCCGGCGAGAAGCTCCCACCGGAGCGCGAACTGGCAAAACAGTTCGATGTTTCCCGCCCTTCTCTGAGAGAAGCCATTCAACGCCTGGAAGCCAAAGGTCTCCTTTTGCGCCGTCAGGGTGGTGGTACCTTCGTTCAAGCCAATCTATGGCAAAGCGTCAGCGATCCGCTGGCAGAATTACTGAGCACACATCCCGAATCACAGTTCGATCTTCTGGAAACGCGTCATGCGCTGGAAGGCATTGCTGCCTACTACGCTGCACTGCGTGGCACAGAGTCGGACCTGCAACGTATCCGGGATTGTCATGCCGTGATTGAGAAGGCGAGGGAAGCGGGCGATCTGAACGCCGAGTCAGAAGCCGTTATGCAGTATCAGGTTGCTGTAACAGAAGCCACGCATAATGTGGTTTTGCTGCATTTGGTGCGCTGTATGGGGCCGATGCTCGAACAGAACGTGAGGCAGAATTTTGAATTGCTTTATTTGAGCCGTGAAGTGTTGGCTCAGGTTAGCATTCATCGCGCCAGCATTTTTGAGGCGATTGTTGCCCGTGAGCCAGAGAAGGCGCGCGAAGCATCACACCGTCATCTGGCGTTTATTGAGGAAGTATTGCTGGATCTTAACCGGGAACATAGTCGGCGCGAGAGATCGCTGCGTCGGCTCCAGCAACGCAAGGACTGA
- a CDS encoding serine hydrolase domain-containing protein, with the protein MITPAFPLYTRAAIAPLSARIQATVQQALDERRLVGAVVLVVRNGELIHQQAAGWADRENARPMALDAIFRLASVSKPIVSVAALVLVAQGRLDLDEDITRWIPTFQLRLADGSPARITVRQLLSHTAGLGYRFFEAHADGPYAQAGVSDGMDASGISLTENLHRIASVPLQYAPGTAWGYSLATDVLGALIERIHGTSLDEAVRQLVTDPLGMHDTGFVVRDPSRLTTAYVNDTPQPHRLAEGETVSPFEGAIGIAYSPARILDSLAFPSGGAGMAGTAWDLLRLLEALRTGGGIPLPDGLIEEMGRDQTGGLELPNAPGCGFGLGFSVLRDPQLAESPESLGTWRWGGAYGHSWFVDRSQGLSVVAFTNTMYEGMSGRFVTELRDAVYGELEAAR; encoded by the coding sequence GTGATAACTCCCGCATTTCCTCTGTATACCCGTGCTGCAATAGCGCCTCTCTCTGCCCGAATTCAGGCCACCGTTCAACAGGCGTTGGACGAACGTCGTTTGGTCGGTGCTGTCGTGCTGGTTGTGCGCAACGGAGAATTGATTCATCAGCAGGCCGCAGGATGGGCAGACCGGGAGAACGCCCGTCCTATGGCGCTGGACGCCATCTTCCGGTTGGCCTCCGTTAGCAAGCCCATTGTGTCCGTGGCAGCGCTGGTGCTTGTGGCGCAAGGCCGGCTCGATCTGGATGAGGACATCACTCGCTGGATACCGACGTTCCAGCTACGGCTGGCCGACGGCAGCCCTGCGCGCATCACAGTACGGCAGTTGCTTAGCCACACTGCGGGTCTGGGCTACCGCTTTTTCGAAGCCCATGCGGACGGCCCTTACGCACAGGCGGGGGTCTCCGATGGTATGGATGCCTCCGGCATCAGCTTGACTGAGAACCTGCACCGCATCGCCAGCGTTCCCCTGCAATACGCGCCGGGAACGGCCTGGGGTTATTCGCTGGCAACGGATGTATTGGGCGCCTTGATTGAACGCATTCACGGTACGTCATTGGACGAGGCGGTTCGCCAACTGGTGACCGACCCGCTGGGCATGCACGATACCGGTTTTGTTGTACGTGACCCATCGCGCCTGACTACCGCTTACGTGAACGACACGCCGCAGCCACATCGCCTGGCCGAAGGCGAAACGGTGTCTCCCTTCGAAGGCGCAATCGGTATCGCGTACAGCCCCGCTCGCATCCTTGATTCTTTAGCCTTTCCATCCGGTGGCGCGGGCATGGCGGGCACAGCCTGGGATCTATTGCGCCTGCTGGAAGCCCTGCGTACAGGAGGCGGTATCCCTTTGCCTGACGGGTTGATTGAGGAGATGGGGCGCGATCAGACCGGTGGTTTGGAACTGCCCAATGCGCCGGGCTGTGGTTTTGGCCTCGGTTTCTCGGTCTTGCGCGATCCGCAGTTAGCCGAGTCGCCGGAATCATTAGGCACCTGGCGTTGGGGGGGCGCCTACGGCCATTCATGGTTTGTCGATCGATCGCAGGGGTTGAGCGTGGTGGCTTTCACCAACACGATGTACGAAGGGATGTCGGGGCGTTTTGTCACTGAACTGCGCGATGCCGTGTATGGCGAACTGGAGGCAGCACGATGA
- the aceE gene encoding pyruvate dehydrogenase (acetyl-transferring), homodimeric type produces MSDRLNNDVDPIETRDWLQAIESVIREEGVERAQFLIDQVLSEARKGGVSVAAGTAARQYINTIAVEDEPEYPGNLDLERRIRSAIRWNAIMTVLRASKKDLDLGGHMASFQSSATFYEVCFNHFFRARTAQDGGDLVYFQGHISPGVYARAFLEGRLTEDQMNNFRQEVHGNGLSSYPHPKLMPDFWQFPTVSMGLGPIGAIYQAKFLKYLENRGLKDTSKQTVYAFLGDGEMDEPESKGAITIATREKLDNLVFVINCNLQRLDGPVTGNGKIINELEGIFSGAGWDVIKVMWGDRWDELLRKDTSGKLIQLMEETVDGDYQTFKSKNGAYVREHFFGKYPETAELVKDWTDDQIWSLNRGGHDPKKVYAALKKAQDTKGKPTVILAHTIKGYGMGDAAEGKNIAHQVKKVNMDGVRYFRDRFNVPVSDDDIEKLPYITFDKESEEYKYLHERRQALGGYLPSRQPNFDEKLDLPTLEDFSTLLEEQNKEISTTIAFVRALNVMLKNQSIKDRLVPIIADEARTFGMEGLFRQIGIYSPKGQQYTPQDREQVAYYKEDQKGQILQEGINELGAGSSWLAAATSYSTNNLPMIPFYIYYSMFGFQRIGDLCWAAGDQQARGFLIGGTSGRTTLNGEGLQHEDGHSHIQSLTIPNCISYDPAFAYEVAVIMHDGLHRMYGEAQENIYYYITTLNENYHMPAMPQGAEEGIRKGIYKLETVEGSKGKVQLLGSGSILRHVREAAQILATDYGIGSDVFSVTSFTELAREGQDCERWNMLHPTETPRVPYVAQVLSDAPAVASTDYMKLFAEQIRNFVPASDYRVLGTDGFGRSDSRENLRHHFEVDASYVVVAALGELAKRGEIDKKVVADAITKFNIDADKVNPRLA; encoded by the coding sequence ATGTCAGATCGTTTAAATAATGACGTGGATCCGATCGAAACCCGCGACTGGCTGCAGGCGATCGAATCGGTCATCCGTGAAGAGGGTGTTGAACGCGCCCAGTTCCTGATTGATCAGGTTCTGAGTGAAGCACGTAAAGGCGGTGTCAGCGTTGCTGCTGGTACGGCTGCACGTCAATACATCAACACCATCGCAGTGGAAGACGAGCCGGAGTACCCTGGTAATCTGGATCTGGAACGTCGTATTCGCTCAGCAATCCGCTGGAACGCGATCATGACGGTACTGCGTGCTTCGAAAAAAGATCTGGATCTGGGTGGCCACATGGCTTCTTTCCAGTCTTCCGCCACTTTCTATGAAGTGTGCTTTAACCACTTCTTCCGTGCTCGCACTGCTCAGGACGGCGGCGACCTGGTCTACTTCCAGGGCCACATTTCTCCGGGCGTTTACGCTCGTGCCTTCCTTGAAGGCCGTCTGACCGAAGACCAGATGAACAACTTCCGTCAGGAAGTTCACGGTAACGGTCTGTCTTCTTATCCGCACCCGAAACTGATGCCGGACTTCTGGCAGTTCCCGACCGTTTCTATGGGGCTGGGCCCGATTGGTGCTATCTACCAGGCTAAATTCCTGAAATATCTGGAAAACCGTGGTCTGAAAGATACCTCTAAGCAAACCGTTTATGCTTTCCTGGGCGACGGTGAAATGGACGAACCAGAATCCAAGGGTGCGATCACTATCGCGACCCGTGAAAAACTGGACAACCTGGTGTTCGTCATCAACTGTAACCTGCAACGTCTGGATGGCCCAGTTACCGGTAATGGTAAGATCATCAACGAGCTGGAAGGTATCTTCAGCGGCGCTGGCTGGGATGTGATCAAAGTCATGTGGGGCGACCGTTGGGACGAACTGCTGCGTAAAGACACCAGCGGTAAACTGATCCAACTGATGGAAGAAACCGTCGACGGTGACTACCAGACCTTCAAATCTAAAAACGGTGCCTATGTGCGTGAGCACTTCTTCGGTAAATACCCGGAGACGGCAGAACTGGTTAAAGACTGGACCGACGATCAGATTTGGTCACTGAACCGTGGTGGTCACGATCCGAAGAAAGTCTACGCTGCACTGAAAAAAGCGCAGGACACCAAAGGCAAACCAACCGTTATTCTGGCGCATACCATTAAAGGTTACGGTATGGGCGACGCGGCTGAAGGTAAGAACATCGCTCACCAGGTTAAGAAAGTTAACATGGATGGCGTGCGTTACTTCCGCGACCGCTTCAACGTGCCAGTGTCTGATGATGACATCGAAAAACTGCCATACATCACTTTCGATAAAGAGTCTGAAGAATACAAATACCTGCACGAGCGCCGCCAGGCGTTGGGTGGCTACCTGCCGTCTCGTCAGCCGAACTTTGATGAGAAACTGGATCTGCCAACGCTGGAAGATTTCAGCACCCTGCTGGAAGAGCAGAACAAAGAAATCTCTACCACTATCGCATTTGTTCGTGCCCTGAACGTGATGCTGAAGAACCAATCTATCAAAGATCGTCTGGTTCCAATCATCGCTGACGAAGCGCGTACCTTCGGTATGGAAGGCCTGTTCCGCCAGATCGGTATTTATAGCCCGAAAGGCCAGCAGTACACCCCGCAGGACCGTGAGCAGGTTGCTTACTACAAAGAAGACCAGAAAGGTCAGATTCTGCAGGAAGGTATCAACGAACTGGGCGCAGGCTCATCCTGGCTGGCTGCTGCAACGTCTTACAGCACCAACAACCTGCCAATGATCCCGTTCTACATCTACTACTCCATGTTCGGTTTCCAACGTATTGGCGACCTGTGCTGGGCAGCGGGTGACCAACAGGCGCGTGGCTTCCTGATCGGTGGTACTTCAGGTCGTACGACGCTGAACGGCGAAGGTCTGCAGCACGAAGATGGCCACAGCCACATTCAGTCGCTGACCATCCCGAACTGTATCTCCTACGATCCAGCATTCGCCTATGAAGTCGCGGTAATCATGCATGACGGTCTGCACCGCATGTACGGTGAAGCGCAGGAAAACATTTACTACTACATCACCACGCTGAACGAAAACTACCACATGCCTGCGATGCCGCAGGGTGCGGAAGAAGGTATCCGTAAGGGTATCTACAAGCTGGAAACGGTTGAAGGTAGCAAAGGTAAAGTGCAACTGCTGGGCTCCGGTTCTATCCTGCGTCACGTACGTGAAGCGGCTCAGATTCTGGCGACAGACTACGGCATCGGTTCTGACGTATTCAGCGTGACTTCCTTCACTGAACTGGCACGCGAAGGCCAGGATTGTGAGCGTTGGAACATGCTGCATCCGACCGAAACGCCACGCGTACCTTACGTAGCTCAGGTTCTGAGCGATGCGCCAGCGGTTGCATCTACTGACTACATGAAGCTGTTTGCTGAGCAAATCCGTAACTTCGTCCCGGCTAGCGATTATCGCGTACTGGGTACTGACGGTTTCGGTCGTTCTGACAGCCGTGAGAACCTGCGTCACCACTTCGAAGTGGATGCGTCTTACGTCGTGGTTGCGGCTCTGGGTGAACTGGCTAAACGCGGTGAAATCGATAAGAAAGTGGTTGCAGATGCCATCACTAAATTCAACATCGATGCAGATAAAGTTAACCCGCGTCTGGCATAA
- the lpdA gene encoding dihydrolipoyl dehydrogenase: MSTEIKAQVVVLGAGPAGYSAAFRAADLGLETVLVERYSTLGGVCLNVGCIPSKALLHVAKVIEEAKALAEHGIVFGEPKTDIDKIRLWKEKVITQLTGGLAGMAKGRKVKVVNGLGKFTGANTLEVDGENGKTTINFDNAIIAAGSRPIQLPFIPHDDPRVWDSTDALELKSVPGRLLVMGGGIIGLEMGTVYHALGSQIDVVEMFDQVIPAADKDIIKVFTKRISKQFNLMLETKVTAVEAKEDGIYVTMEGKKAPAEPQRYDAVLVAIGRVPNGKNLDAGKAGVEVDDRGFIHVDKQMRTNVPHIYAIGDIVGQPMLAHKGVHEGHVAAEVISGKKHYFDPKVIPSIAYTEPEVAWVGLTEKEAKEKGISYETATFPWAASGRAIASDCADGMTKLIFDKETHRVIGGAIVGTNGGELLGEIGLAIEMGCDAEDIALTIHAHPTLHESVGLAAEIFEGSITDLPNPKAKKK, translated from the coding sequence ATGAGTACTGAAATTAAAGCTCAGGTAGTGGTACTTGGTGCCGGCCCCGCGGGTTACTCTGCTGCATTCCGCGCGGCGGATTTGGGGCTGGAAACCGTACTGGTAGAGCGCTACTCCACGCTGGGTGGGGTGTGTCTGAATGTGGGTTGTATTCCTTCTAAAGCCCTGCTGCACGTCGCTAAAGTTATCGAAGAAGCCAAAGCGCTGGCGGAACACGGTATCGTGTTCGGTGAACCTAAAACCGACATTGATAAAATCCGTCTGTGGAAAGAAAAAGTTATCACCCAACTGACCGGTGGTCTGGCTGGCATGGCGAAAGGCCGTAAAGTTAAAGTGGTTAACGGTCTGGGCAAATTCACCGGTGCCAACACGCTGGAAGTTGACGGCGAAAACGGCAAAACGACGATCAACTTCGATAACGCGATTATCGCTGCGGGTTCACGTCCGATCCAACTGCCTTTCATTCCTCATGATGACCCACGCGTATGGGATTCTACCGATGCGCTGGAGCTGAAAAGCGTCCCTGGACGTCTGCTGGTTATGGGCGGCGGTATCATCGGTCTGGAAATGGGTACCGTTTACCACGCTCTGGGTTCACAGATCGATGTCGTTGAAATGTTCGATCAGGTGATTCCGGCAGCTGACAAAGACATCATCAAAGTCTTCACCAAGCGTATCAGCAAGCAGTTCAATCTGATGCTGGAAACCAAAGTGACGGCAGTAGAAGCCAAAGAAGACGGCATCTATGTGACGATGGAAGGCAAAAAAGCGCCTGCCGAACCACAGCGTTACGACGCGGTTCTGGTGGCTATCGGTCGCGTACCGAATGGCAAAAACCTGGATGCGGGCAAAGCGGGCGTGGAAGTTGACGATCGCGGTTTCATCCACGTTGATAAACAAATGCGCACCAACGTGCCACACATCTACGCTATCGGCGACATCGTCGGTCAACCGATGCTGGCGCACAAAGGCGTGCATGAAGGCCACGTTGCTGCCGAAGTGATCTCCGGTAAGAAACATTACTTCGATCCGAAAGTGATTCCTTCTATTGCCTATACCGAACCGGAAGTGGCGTGGGTGGGGCTGACTGAGAAAGAAGCGAAAGAGAAAGGCATCAGCTACGAAACCGCGACCTTCCCATGGGCAGCGTCTGGCCGTGCCATCGCCTCTGACTGCGCTGACGGTATGACCAAACTGATTTTCGACAAAGAAACTCACCGTGTTATCGGTGGTGCGATTGTCGGTACTAACGGTGGCGAACTGTTAGGTGAAATCGGTCTGGCGATCGAAATGGGCTGTGATGCAGAAGATATCGCATTGACTATCCATGCGCACCCAACGCTGCATGAGTCCGTTGGTCTGGCTGCTGAAATCTTTGAAGGTAGCATCACTGACCTGCCGAACCCGAAAGCTAAGAAGAAGTAA